The following proteins are encoded in a genomic region of Corylus avellana chromosome ca4, CavTom2PMs-1.0:
- the LOC132178039 gene encoding uncharacterized mitochondrial protein AtMg00810-like, giving the protein MDVKSAFLNWILEEEVYVEQPKGFNDPHPNCTLFIRKTGKDILIAQIYVDNIVFGAIVDSHSHTFAEEMKKIFEMSMIGELSYFRGLQVQQSDLGMFVSQAKYAKELLKKFGLDGKSLFRTPMSISVKLSANHTGNSVNQTLYRSMIESL; this is encoded by the exons ATGGATGTTAAAAGTGCCTTTTTGAATTGGATTCTTGAAGAAGAAGTCTATGTGGAACAACCAAAAGGGTTCAATGATCCTCATC CAAATTGTACTCTGTTCATTCGAAAGACGGGAAAGGATATATTGATTGCTCAAATCTATGTTGATAACATAGTGTTTGGAGCTATAGTTGACTCTCATTCTCACACTTTTGCTgaggaaatgaagaaaatatttgaaatgagtatgattggAGAGCTGTCATATTTCCGAGGTCTACAGGTTCAACAATCAGACCTCGGAATGTTTGTCTCTCAGGCCAAGTATGCAAAGGagcttttgaaaaaatttggCCTTGATGGAAAGAGTCTCTTTCGGACTCCGATGAGTATCAGTGTGAAACTTTCAGCAAATCATACTGGAAACAGTGTTAATCAAACACTCTACAGAAGTATGATTGAGAGTCTTTAA